In one Hemitrygon akajei chromosome 3, sHemAka1.3, whole genome shotgun sequence genomic region, the following are encoded:
- the LOC140723854 gene encoding C-C motif chemokine 20-like, with protein MNKLQQLASVAMLSMIILSMFSDSVSAVTHADCCLNYSKLRLPRKLISGYLEQNSNEMCEIDAIILYTIRGRAVCVDPDQPWVKRTLFFLSKKLKTLSNH; from the exons ATGAACAAGCTCCAGCAACTTGCCTCGGTAGCTATGCTTTCAATGATTATACTCAGCATGTTCAGTGACTCAGTATCAGCTG TTACACATGCAGATTGCTGCCTCAATTATTCAAAGCTTCGATTGCCACGGAAATTAATCTCTGGTTACTTGGAGCAAAATTCCAATGAAATGTGTGAAATAGATGCAATTAT ACTCTATACCATCAGAGGAAGAGCAGTGTGTGTAGATCCTGATCAGCCCTGGGTGAAGAGAACACTGTTTTTTTTGAG CAAAAAACTGAAAACCCTGTCGaatcattga